One region of Niallia sp. Man26 genomic DNA includes:
- a CDS encoding penicillin-binding transpeptidase domain-containing protein: MIRKQQNINLGAAILFLFFCLLFFILIVRFAVIQSTGKVSGEVLAKEAEKKYSSSMVLEASRGTIYDRNKDVIAEDASSYKLVAVTDSSLSKNDTENPIHVADPEKTAKELAKYIDMEESEIYRILTKEGAKQVEFGSAGKNLSYETKKKIEDLKLPGVLIVEGKKRFYPNGTFASHVIGYVEEKEDEATGKYTATGKLGIEESLNNLLTGKDGYLNYKRDIWGYILPDSEEDITPAQNGDDVYLTLDKKIQSFLEDTMSKVQEKYNPKKMIAIVANPKTGEILAMSQRPSFDPETLEGINATWHNEAIETSYEPGSTMKIFTLAAAIEEGKFDANAKYQSGSYKVTKNSQTIHDHNGSGWGSITYLEGVQRSSNVAFAKIAKEQLGFEKLREYITNFGLDQKTGIDLPHEANSSIAFTWPVEKITTAYGQGTALTPIQQIQAVTAIANDGKMVKPHVIDKIVDPNTNKVVKQVKTEVVGTPISAATAKEVRDILETVVTDPKGTGYKKYNVDGYSVAGKTGTASIPKAGGGYLTGSSNYVFSFLGMAPKDDPELVMYVAVQQPELKETQTGSDPVAEIFTSVMKSSLQYMEIQPTADSSLQTVDVPDLAGMSTSVAEKELKKSGLELVVTGEGSTITDQLPAAGESYLEGEKIVVKTDGKGTVPDMIGWSLRDILKVTDLQSLKLKTNGNGYATKQSIKAGKTVKENDTLTIQLKKPE, encoded by the coding sequence ATGATTCGAAAGCAGCAGAATATTAACCTTGGAGCAGCCATCTTGTTTTTATTTTTCTGTCTGCTCTTTTTTATTTTAATCGTCCGGTTTGCCGTCATTCAATCAACAGGGAAAGTCTCTGGTGAGGTGCTGGCAAAAGAAGCTGAAAAAAAATACAGCTCCTCTATGGTATTAGAAGCGTCGAGAGGGACGATTTATGACAGAAATAAAGATGTGATTGCAGAGGATGCGTCATCCTATAAGCTTGTAGCAGTTACAGACAGTTCTTTGAGCAAGAATGATACTGAAAATCCAATTCATGTGGCTGATCCAGAAAAAACGGCTAAAGAGCTTGCTAAATATATTGATATGGAAGAATCAGAGATATATAGAATCTTGACAAAAGAAGGAGCTAAGCAGGTAGAATTCGGATCTGCAGGTAAAAATCTTTCTTATGAAACAAAGAAGAAAATTGAAGACTTAAAGCTTCCTGGTGTTCTCATAGTGGAAGGGAAAAAACGCTTCTATCCTAATGGAACATTTGCTTCCCACGTCATCGGGTATGTAGAGGAAAAGGAAGATGAGGCAACAGGTAAATATACAGCTACAGGTAAACTGGGCATTGAAGAGAGCTTGAATAATCTTCTCACAGGTAAAGACGGTTACTTAAATTATAAGCGGGATATTTGGGGATATATACTGCCAGATTCAGAGGAAGATATAACACCTGCTCAGAACGGTGATGACGTCTATTTGACATTGGATAAAAAAATTCAATCCTTCCTAGAAGATACGATGTCGAAGGTGCAGGAGAAGTATAATCCGAAAAAGATGATTGCGATTGTGGCAAATCCAAAAACTGGTGAAATTTTAGCTATGAGCCAGCGGCCTAGCTTTGACCCGGAAACATTGGAAGGAATCAATGCTACTTGGCATAATGAAGCAATCGAAACTTCCTATGAGCCTGGGTCAACGATGAAAATCTTCACATTGGCAGCGGCGATTGAAGAGGGCAAGTTTGATGCAAACGCAAAATATCAATCAGGTTCATACAAAGTAACAAAAAATTCGCAGACAATCCATGACCATAATGGAAGCGGCTGGGGATCAATAACTTATTTAGAAGGAGTTCAGCGCTCATCTAATGTGGCCTTTGCAAAAATTGCGAAAGAACAGCTTGGCTTTGAAAAGCTGCGAGAGTACATCACAAACTTTGGACTTGACCAAAAAACAGGGATTGACTTGCCGCATGAAGCGAACAGCTCGATTGCCTTTACTTGGCCTGTTGAGAAAATTACAACTGCATATGGACAAGGAACAGCCTTGACTCCTATTCAGCAAATCCAAGCGGTAACGGCCATTGCCAATGACGGCAAAATGGTCAAGCCACATGTAATTGACAAGATTGTTGATCCGAATACGAATAAAGTGGTAAAACAAGTGAAAACAGAGGTTGTCGGAACACCTATTTCAGCAGCTACAGCTAAAGAAGTTCGCGACATTTTAGAAACAGTAGTGACAGATCCTAAAGGGACAGGCTATAAAAAATATAATGTTGATGGGTACAGTGTTGCCGGTAAAACGGGCACGGCCTCCATTCCGAAAGCAGGCGGCGGCTATTTAACAGGAAGCAGCAATTATGTTTTCTCCTTTTTAGGAATGGCGCCGAAGGACGACCCAGAACTTGTTATGTATGTGGCAGTTCAGCAGCCTGAATTGAAAGAAACACAAACAGGTTCTGACCCTGTTGCTGAAATCTTTACATCTGTTATGAAGAGCAGCCTTCAATATATGGAGATTCAGCCTACTGCTGACAGTTCCCTGCAAACAGTTGATGTCCCAGATCTTGCTGGTATGAGCACATCTGTAGCGGAAAAAGAACTGAAGAAATCTGGTTTAGAACTGGTAGTAACAGGTGAAGGTAGCACGATTACAGACCAGCTCCCTGCTGCAGGGGAAAGTTATCTCGAAGGAGAAAAAATTGTCGTGAAGACAGACGGAAAAGGAACTGTGCCAGATATGATTGGCTGGTCATTGCGAGATATACTAAAAGTGACAGACTTGCAGTCCTTAAAGCTGAAAACGAACGGCAACGGCTATGCGACAAAGCAAAGCATAAAAGCAGGTAAAACAGTCAAGGAAAATGATACATTAACGATACAATTGAAAAAACCAGAATAA
- a CDS encoding UDP-N-acetylmuramoyl-L-alanyl-D-glutamate--2,6-diaminopimelate ligase, translated as MQLKQLLKSLGPYALYNGTDAEITSIENDNRKVGQGSLFICIKGFTVDGHDFAHKAYEAGAAAILAERELAEDFDIPVIIVKDTKRASSILADAFYGHPTQKLKLIGITGTNGKTTTSHLIETILQKANRRTGIIGTMYTKIDNEIQETKNTTPEAVTLQKIFHQMTEKQVDTAVMEVSSHALYEGRVFGCDYDVAVFTNLSQDHLDFHGTMDEYRRAKGLLFTRLGNVYSTEHPKYAVLNKDDAASEEYEKLTAAIVVTYGIDKDADIMAKDIHIDAGGTKFELITPAGSYAVSLQMVGKFSVYNALASIAAAFVSGIPMETAISALESVKGVSGRFETVDAGQDFSVIVDYSHTPDSLENALVTIKEFAKGDIHVVVGCGGDRDKTKRPLMAEIACRYADHAIFTSDNPRSEDPLEILKDMVSGVPGKEYNVIADRKEAIDHAVKTAKANDVILIAGKGHETYQQIGAQTFDFDDRLVAKEAILGVKK; from the coding sequence ATGCAGTTAAAACAATTATTAAAAAGCTTAGGGCCATATGCTTTATATAATGGAACAGATGCAGAAATCACTTCAATTGAAAATGATAACCGCAAAGTGGGTCAAGGCAGCTTGTTCATCTGCATCAAAGGATTTACTGTCGATGGACATGATTTTGCTCATAAGGCTTATGAGGCAGGTGCCGCTGCTATCCTTGCAGAAAGAGAATTAGCGGAAGACTTTGACATACCGGTCATTATTGTAAAGGACACGAAAAGGGCGAGCAGCATTCTTGCTGACGCGTTCTATGGTCATCCAACACAAAAGCTAAAGCTTATCGGCATAACAGGAACAAATGGCAAAACAACAACAAGCCATCTGATTGAGACAATCCTGCAAAAGGCTAATAGACGTACAGGTATCATTGGAACAATGTATACAAAAATAGACAATGAAATTCAGGAAACAAAAAACACTACACCAGAAGCAGTAACTTTACAAAAGATTTTTCATCAAATGACAGAAAAACAGGTGGATACTGCCGTGATGGAAGTTTCTTCCCATGCCTTATATGAAGGCAGGGTGTTTGGCTGCGATTATGATGTGGCAGTGTTTACGAACTTGTCACAGGATCATCTAGATTTCCATGGCACGATGGATGAATACAGAAGAGCAAAAGGCTTGTTATTCACAAGGCTGGGCAATGTTTATTCAACGGAACATCCGAAATATGCTGTTTTGAACAAGGATGATGCTGCAAGTGAAGAATATGAAAAACTGACAGCAGCAATTGTCGTTACGTATGGAATTGACAAAGATGCAGACATCATGGCGAAGGATATACATATCGATGCAGGTGGAACGAAGTTTGAATTAATAACACCTGCAGGAAGCTATGCCGTTTCCCTGCAAATGGTCGGCAAATTTAGTGTATATAATGCTTTAGCGAGTATTGCAGCAGCGTTTGTGAGCGGCATTCCAATGGAAACGGCTATTTCCGCCCTTGAATCAGTAAAGGGTGTGTCAGGCAGATTTGAGACAGTTGATGCAGGTCAGGATTTTTCTGTTATCGTCGACTATTCTCATACACCAGACAGTCTTGAAAATGCCCTTGTAACCATTAAAGAGTTTGCAAAAGGTGATATTCATGTTGTTGTCGGCTGCGGCGGTGACAGAGATAAAACGAAGCGTCCTTTAATGGCAGAGATAGCGTGCAGATATGCCGACCATGCTATATTTACAAGCGACAACCCAAGAAGCGAGGACCCGCTTGAGATATTGAAAGACATGGTTTCAGGCGTTCCTGGCAAGGAATATAACGTCATTGCCGACAGAAAAGAAGCTATTGATCATGCGGTTAAGACTGCAAAAGCAAATGATGTTATTTTAATTGCAGGTAAAGGGCATGAAACGTATCAGCAAATAGGAGCACAAACTTTTGACTTTGATGACCGCCTTGTAGCGAAAGAGGCGATATTAGGAGTGAAAAAATGA
- the spoVE gene encoding stage V sporulation protein E, with protein sequence MPTKKTTPDIFLIIITFTLLAIGLIMVYSASAVWADYKFDDSFFFAKRQMLFAGVGIVAMFFIMNIDYWTWRTWAKIIVIVCFVLLVFVLIPGIGNVRNGSRSWIGVGAFSIQPSEFMKMAMIAFLAKFLSENQKKITSFKKGLVPALGIVFLAFGMIMLQPDLGTGTVMVGTSVVMIFIAGARIRHFVFLGLIGLAGFVGLVASAPYRIKRITSFLDPWSDPLGSGFQIIQSLYAIGPGGLFGLGLGESRQKFFYLPEPQTDFIFAILSEELGFIGGSLILLLFSLLLWRGIRIALGAQDLFGSLLAVGIIAMVAIQVMINIGVVTGLMPVTGITLPFLSYGGSSLTLMLVAIGVLLNVSRYSRY encoded by the coding sequence GTGCCGACAAAAAAAACAACTCCCGACATATTCCTTATTATCATCACGTTTACATTACTGGCGATAGGACTGATCATGGTGTACAGTGCAAGTGCTGTATGGGCAGATTACAAGTTTGATGATTCTTTCTTCTTTGCAAAAAGACAGATGCTTTTTGCCGGAGTCGGGATTGTCGCCATGTTTTTCATCATGAATATCGACTATTGGACTTGGAGAACATGGGCGAAAATTATCGTTATTGTATGTTTTGTTCTGTTAGTATTTGTACTTATACCGGGAATTGGGAATGTCCGTAATGGATCGCGCAGCTGGATTGGAGTGGGAGCATTCTCCATTCAGCCATCAGAATTTATGAAGATGGCGATGATTGCTTTCCTTGCAAAATTTCTGTCAGAAAATCAGAAAAAGATTACTTCCTTTAAAAAGGGGCTTGTGCCAGCATTAGGCATTGTATTTTTAGCGTTTGGGATGATTATGCTTCAGCCTGATTTAGGGACAGGCACCGTCATGGTTGGGACAAGTGTTGTGATGATTTTTATCGCTGGTGCAAGAATACGGCATTTCGTGTTTCTCGGTTTGATTGGACTAGCCGGCTTTGTCGGACTGGTTGCCTCAGCGCCGTACCGGATTAAAAGGATAACTTCTTTCCTTGATCCGTGGTCAGACCCTCTTGGAAGCGGCTTTCAAATCATTCAGTCTTTATACGCGATAGGACCAGGAGGATTGTTTGGCCTAGGGCTTGGAGAAAGCAGACAAAAATTCTTTTACTTGCCAGAGCCGCAAACGGACTTTATTTTTGCGATTCTTTCAGAAGAGCTTGGATTCATTGGAGGCTCTTTGATCCTGCTGCTGTTTTCCTTACTGCTGTGGAGAGGCATTAGGATTGCCCTCGGAGCACAAGATTTGTTTGGAAGCTTGCTAGCTGTAGGAATTATCGCAATGGTTGCCATTCAAGTTATGATCAATATCGGAGTTGTAACAGGCTTAATGCCAGTTACTGGGATTACACTGCCGTTCTTAAGCTATGGCGGATCTTCCTTGACATTAATGCTTGTGGCAATAGGGGTTTTATTGAATGTGAGTCGCTATTCGAGATATTAA
- the mraY gene encoding phospho-N-acetylmuramoyl-pentapeptide-transferase — protein MMEKVIFFTIILGFLITVLTSPVFIPFLRRLKFGQSIREEGPKSHQKKSGTPTMGGLMILLSVVVTTLVMTYKFTEPTMKTYMLLFVMLGFGLLGFLDDFIKVVMKRNLGLTSRQKLLGQIVISVIFYFVLMQNDFSTSINIPLIDKSFDLGWFYVVFIVFWLVGFSNAINLTDGLDGLVSGTSAISFGAFAVLAWSQSQFEISIFSVAIVGAVLGFLVFNAHPAKVFMGDTGSLALGGAIAAIAILTKLEILLILIGGVFVIETLSVILQVISFKSTGRRIFRMSPLHHHYELVGWSEWRVVVTFWSVGLLFAVLGIYIEVWL, from the coding sequence ATGATGGAGAAAGTTATCTTTTTTACAATAATATTAGGGTTTTTAATAACGGTTCTTACTTCACCAGTTTTTATTCCCTTCTTGAGAAGGCTGAAATTCGGACAAAGCATTAGAGAGGAAGGCCCAAAATCCCATCAGAAGAAATCAGGGACGCCAACAATGGGCGGACTGATGATTTTATTATCTGTTGTCGTAACAACACTCGTAATGACTTATAAGTTTACAGAGCCGACTATGAAAACATACATGCTCCTTTTTGTTATGTTAGGATTCGGATTGCTTGGCTTCTTGGATGATTTTATTAAAGTTGTGATGAAAAGGAATTTAGGATTAACTTCCAGACAAAAGCTTTTAGGTCAAATTGTTATTTCCGTTATTTTCTATTTTGTGCTGATGCAAAATGATTTCTCAACAAGCATCAATATTCCGCTGATTGATAAATCATTTGATCTCGGTTGGTTTTATGTTGTATTCATCGTCTTCTGGCTTGTAGGTTTTTCAAATGCAATCAACCTTACAGACGGTTTAGACGGACTAGTGTCCGGAACCTCTGCCATAAGCTTTGGTGCGTTTGCGGTACTTGCATGGAGCCAGTCACAGTTTGAAATCAGCATTTTTTCTGTGGCAATTGTCGGTGCTGTTTTAGGCTTTTTAGTATTCAATGCCCATCCTGCGAAGGTATTTATGGGAGATACAGGTTCATTAGCTTTAGGAGGAGCAATTGCGGCAATCGCTATTTTAACGAAGCTGGAAATTTTGCTTATTCTAATCGGGGGAGTCTTTGTTATCGAAACATTGTCAGTTATCCTTCAAGTAATTTCCTTTAAGTCAACAGGAAGAAGGATTTTCCGAATGAGCCCGCTTCACCATCATTATGAGCTTGTAGGCTGGTCAGAATGGCGCGTTGTTGTGACATTCTGGAGTGTAGGATTGCTGTTTGCAGTATTAGGAATTTATATTGAGGTGTGGTTATAA
- a CDS encoding stage V sporulation protein D, which yields MRVSNVTVRKRLTIALIVGIAIFFIIDLRLGYVQFFLGDELTSKAKSLWSRQISFEPERGEIVDRNGVALATNISAPTVYVVPRQLKDPADAAEKLAAVLEADKEKIYKELIQKEMSVRLPEGRKISHEKAKKVRALDIDGVYIGEDSKRSYPYGNYLSHVLGFAGIDNQGLIGLELEYDDELKGSKGSVQYYSDAKGQRMNDMADDYEAPVNGNDLKLTIDTRVQTIIERELDIAEQTYNPDSIIAIAMNPNTGEIMGMSSRPGFDPADFRNVSSEVFNRNLPIWSAYEPGSTFKIITLAAALEEGKVDLEKDTFTDPGYADVDGTKLKCWKRGGHGAQTFLEVVQNSCNPGFVSLGQELGKDTLFKYIRSFGFGEKTGIDLQGESKGILFNLDRVGPVELATTAFGQGVAVTPIQQVTALSAAINGGTLYTPYVASELIDPNTGEVIMKKEPVAKRKVISEDTSKKIREALESVVAQGSGGKAFVDGYRVGGKTGTAQKASGGKYLENNFIVSFIGFAPADDPELVVYVAVDNPKGTVQFGGVVAAPIVGSIMGDSLRALGVKERKDQLEKEYKYPENPLIEVPDLVGLTKKEISEVFLNLKIEPSGSGDTVIKQSPEPGTKVKDGSTIRLYYNN from the coding sequence ATGCGGGTTTCAAACGTAACCGTTCGTAAGCGGTTGACGATTGCTTTAATTGTAGGCATTGCTATTTTTTTTATCATTGACTTGAGACTTGGGTATGTGCAATTTTTTCTTGGGGATGAATTGACAAGTAAAGCGAAAAGCTTATGGAGCAGACAAATTTCCTTTGAGCCGGAACGAGGCGAAATTGTTGACAGGAACGGTGTTGCATTAGCGACAAATATCAGTGCTCCAACCGTGTATGTTGTTCCGCGGCAATTAAAGGACCCAGCAGATGCTGCTGAAAAGCTTGCGGCAGTCCTAGAAGCGGACAAGGAGAAGATATATAAAGAGTTAATTCAAAAAGAAATGAGTGTCAGATTGCCTGAGGGCAGAAAGATTTCTCACGAAAAGGCAAAAAAGGTAAGAGCGTTAGATATTGACGGTGTGTATATAGGCGAGGATTCTAAAAGGTCTTATCCTTACGGAAACTACTTGTCACATGTTTTAGGATTTGCAGGGATAGATAATCAAGGCTTAATAGGTCTTGAACTGGAATATGATGATGAATTAAAAGGCTCGAAGGGGTCTGTGCAATATTATTCTGATGCTAAAGGGCAGAGGATGAATGATATGGCAGATGATTACGAAGCCCCTGTTAACGGAAACGACTTGAAGCTGACAATTGACACGAGAGTGCAGACAATTATAGAGCGGGAGCTGGATATCGCCGAACAGACTTACAACCCAGACAGCATAATCGCCATTGCGATGAATCCGAATACAGGTGAAATTATGGGGATGTCAAGCAGACCTGGCTTTGACCCGGCAGATTTCCGTAATGTTTCATCAGAGGTTTTTAACCGAAACTTGCCGATTTGGAGCGCATATGAGCCGGGATCGACATTCAAAATTATTACCCTTGCTGCAGCCTTAGAAGAAGGCAAGGTAGACTTGGAAAAAGACACATTTACAGACCCAGGTTATGCTGATGTCGATGGAACGAAGCTGAAATGCTGGAAGCGCGGCGGGCACGGTGCACAAACCTTTTTAGAAGTTGTCCAAAACTCCTGTAACCCTGGATTTGTATCGTTAGGGCAAGAGCTGGGTAAGGATACTTTGTTTAAATATATTCGCAGCTTCGGATTTGGCGAAAAAACCGGAATTGATCTTCAGGGAGAATCGAAAGGTATCCTTTTTAACTTAGATAGGGTCGGACCTGTTGAGCTTGCGACAACTGCCTTTGGACAAGGTGTTGCTGTAACGCCTATCCAGCAGGTGACAGCATTATCAGCAGCCATCAATGGTGGCACATTGTACACGCCATATGTGGCAAGCGAGCTGATTGACCCAAACACAGGTGAAGTCATTATGAAGAAGGAGCCAGTTGCAAAAAGGAAGGTAATATCCGAAGATACTTCGAAAAAAATCAGGGAAGCGCTGGAAAGCGTCGTTGCCCAAGGCTCAGGGGGGAAAGCCTTTGTAGATGGGTACCGTGTCGGCGGGAAGACAGGAACAGCCCAAAAAGCTTCTGGCGGAAAATATTTAGAGAATAACTTTATTGTTTCCTTTATCGGTTTCGCACCAGCAGACGATCCTGAGCTTGTCGTGTATGTGGCGGTCGATAATCCGAAAGGTACAGTCCAATTTGGTGGAGTAGTAGCAGCTCCGATTGTAGGAAGCATCATGGGTGACAGCCTTCGCGCGCTTGGAGTGAAGGAAAGGAAGGATCAGCTGGAAAAAGAATATAAATATCCAGAAAATCCTTTAATCGAAGTTCCAGATTTAGTAGGCCTGACGAAAAAAGAAATCAGTGAAGTTTTCCTTAACCTCAAGATTGAGCCGAGCGGAAGCGGAGACACTGTTATCAAGCAGTCGCCAGAGCCGGGAACAAAGGTAAAAGACGGCTCAACCATTCGTTTATACTATAATAATTAA
- the murD gene encoding UDP-N-acetylmuramoyl-L-alanine--D-glutamate ligase — protein sequence MKHITDYHHKKVLVLGLAKSGVSAASLLHKLGAFVTVNDSKPLGENPEAQELLEQGITVICGSHPVELLEEGFQLIVKNPGIPYYNPMVERAVEKGIPIITEVELAYKVSEAPFLAITGSNGKTTTTTLLFEMLEAASKKPLIAGNIGTVAADVAQKAEADNQIVIELSSFQLMGIDQFKPKVAIITNIYDAHLDYHGTRDEYAKAKGNITNNQDEHDYLIVNVEQEVVMDIARRSKATIIPFSTVKPLEFGAFVKDGSIYFHDEKVIEVKDIVLPGAHNLENILSAIAAAKLTGVDNNSIHRVLSSFKGVKHRLQFIDEIQGRRFYNDSKATNILATENALAAFTAPTILLAGGLDRGNEFDELIPSLKNVKAMITFGQTAEKLERIAKEAGIKTIQRVDNVDKAVPAAFQLSEEGDVILLSPACASWDQYKTFEVRGDIFIEAVHKLK from the coding sequence ATGAAACATATCACTGATTATCATCATAAAAAGGTACTTGTATTAGGTCTTGCGAAAAGTGGCGTTAGCGCTGCTTCTCTTTTGCATAAATTAGGGGCGTTTGTGACTGTGAACGACAGCAAGCCACTTGGAGAAAATCCTGAGGCGCAAGAATTGCTGGAGCAGGGGATTACGGTTATATGCGGCAGTCACCCTGTGGAGCTATTAGAGGAAGGATTTCAATTAATTGTGAAAAATCCTGGTATTCCATACTATAACCCAATGGTTGAAAGAGCTGTAGAAAAAGGGATTCCCATCATTACAGAAGTGGAGCTTGCTTATAAGGTTTCTGAGGCTCCTTTTCTTGCGATTACTGGTTCAAATGGCAAGACAACGACAACTACCCTATTGTTTGAGATGCTTGAGGCTGCCAGCAAAAAGCCACTGATTGCGGGGAATATTGGAACTGTTGCTGCAGATGTCGCACAAAAAGCAGAAGCTGACAATCAAATTGTTATTGAGCTTTCATCATTCCAGCTGATGGGGATTGATCAATTCAAGCCGAAAGTCGCGATTATTACGAATATTTATGATGCCCATCTGGATTACCATGGCACTAGGGATGAGTATGCAAAAGCGAAGGGTAATATTACAAACAACCAGGATGAGCATGATTACCTTATTGTCAATGTGGAGCAAGAAGTGGTAATGGATATTGCCCGCAGAAGCAAAGCAACCATCATTCCTTTTTCAACAGTAAAGCCCCTTGAATTCGGAGCATTTGTAAAAGATGGTTCTATTTACTTCCATGATGAAAAAGTGATTGAGGTTAAGGATATCGTATTGCCTGGCGCTCATAATTTGGAAAACATTTTGTCTGCCATTGCGGCAGCGAAGCTGACTGGTGTTGACAATAACAGCATTCACCGTGTATTGAGCTCATTCAAAGGGGTAAAACACAGATTGCAGTTCATTGATGAGATCCAAGGGAGACGCTTTTATAATGATTCAAAAGCAACGAATATCCTTGCGACGGAAAATGCGCTTGCAGCGTTTACGGCACCGACCATTCTTCTTGCTGGAGGCTTAGACAGAGGCAATGAGTTTGATGAGCTCATTCCGTCCCTTAAAAATGTCAAGGCGATGATTACGTTTGGCCAAACTGCTGAAAAACTGGAGCGAATTGCCAAAGAGGCAGGAATAAAAACTATCCAACGTGTCGATAATGTGGACAAAGCTGTACCGGCTGCTTTCCAGCTATCTGAGGAAGGCGATGTTATCCTTCTGTCACCAGCATGTGCAAGCTGGGATCAATACAAAACTTTTGAAGTCAGAGGAGACATTTTTATTGAAGCGGTGCATAAGCTTAAATAA
- the murG gene encoding undecaprenyldiphospho-muramoylpentapeptide beta-N-acetylglucosaminyltransferase, which yields MKIVVSGGGTGGHIYPALALIREIQKEVKDVEFLYIGTEQGLESKLVRRENIPFKAIHITGFKRKLSPENVKTVWRFISGVNKCKKILKEFQADVVIGTGGYVCGPVVYAAAKMGIATIIHEQNSVPGLTNKFLSKYVDKVATCFAEAEQFFPKEKVVLTGNPRASEVLNQDAIKGKLSAGLKLNSPAVLIFGGSRGARPINDAVIAALPEFGKKDYQILYVTGEVHYESVKKEVEKVGNPENVIIKPFVHNMPEVLAGIDLTVARAGATTLAELTSLGIPSILIPSPYVTNNHQEKNAHSLTNNGAAKLLLERELTGDSLVKDIDDIMLQPEKLKSMKAASLELGIPDAAMRLFNVMKDVTK from the coding sequence ATGAAAATAGTGGTTAGCGGCGGTGGTACCGGAGGACATATTTATCCAGCACTTGCCTTAATCCGTGAAATACAAAAAGAAGTCAAGGATGTCGAGTTCTTATACATAGGAACAGAACAAGGGCTAGAGAGTAAACTAGTGCGCCGTGAAAATATTCCATTTAAAGCGATACATATAACTGGTTTTAAACGAAAGCTCTCACCTGAAAATGTGAAAACCGTTTGGAGATTTATTTCTGGTGTCAATAAATGCAAGAAAATCTTGAAAGAATTCCAAGCAGATGTGGTAATTGGAACAGGCGGTTATGTTTGCGGACCTGTAGTGTATGCTGCCGCAAAAATGGGGATTGCTACGATTATTCATGAACAGAACAGTGTGCCTGGATTGACTAATAAATTCTTGAGCAAGTATGTCGATAAAGTGGCAACATGCTTTGCCGAAGCAGAACAGTTTTTCCCGAAGGAAAAGGTTGTTCTAACAGGCAACCCTCGTGCATCGGAAGTATTAAACCAGGATGCAATTAAAGGAAAGCTTTCTGCCGGACTTAAACTTAATAGCCCAGCTGTGCTAATCTTTGGAGGCTCAAGAGGAGCGAGACCGATTAATGATGCGGTTATTGCTGCATTGCCTGAGTTTGGGAAGAAGGATTATCAGATCCTTTATGTAACGGGAGAAGTCCATTATGAATCAGTGAAGAAGGAAGTCGAAAAAGTCGGCAATCCGGAAAATGTGATTATCAAACCGTTTGTGCATAATATGCCAGAGGTGCTTGCAGGAATTGACCTGACAGTAGCAAGGGCAGGAGCTACAACATTGGCTGAGCTCACGTCCCTTGGAATTCCAAGCATTTTAATCCCAAGCCCTTACGTGACGAATAACCATCAAGAGAAAAACGCCCATTCACTTACTAATAACGGTGCAGCAAAACTATTGCTTGAACGTGAATTGACTGGTGATAGCCTGGTGAAAGACATCGATGATATTATGCTGCAGCCTGAAAAGTTGAAAAGCATGAAAGCTGCTTCATTGGAATTAGGGATTCCAGATGCTGCGATGAGACTTTTCAATGTTATGAAGGATGTCACAAAATAA